The proteins below are encoded in one region of Haladaptatus sp. R4:
- a CDS encoding phosphate-starvation-inducible PsiE family protein, whose protein sequence is MDIDEAVAYSESVMRIAELVAAYLLVGLFVVGLLDFGFLAFSFLRAGRATDPRTLLELIDVILLLFIVAEIYRTIIAYIESEGEVGVVRATVYAGLIALVRKVITFQMDGYATTTDAAIAAGSYALLLVGLGVILWVVSRK, encoded by the coding sequence ATGGATATCGATGAGGCCGTCGCCTACTCGGAGTCGGTGATGCGCATCGCGGAACTCGTCGCCGCCTATCTGCTCGTCGGCTTGTTCGTCGTCGGTCTCCTGGATTTCGGGTTTCTCGCCTTCTCGTTTCTCCGTGCCGGACGTGCGACCGATCCGCGAACGCTGCTCGAACTCATTGACGTGATCCTCCTGTTGTTCATCGTCGCCGAGATTTATCGAACGATCATCGCCTACATCGAGTCGGAGGGCGAAGTCGGGGTCGTCCGGGCGACCGTGTACGCCGGACTCATCGCGCTCGTTCGGAAGGTTATCACCTTTCAGATGGACGGGTATGCGACGACGACCGACGCCGCAATCGCCGCCGGTTCGTACGCACTGCTGCTCGTCGGACTCGGCGTGATCTTGTGGGTGGTCTCTCGGAAATAG
- the serS gene encoding serine--tRNA ligase: MLDRKYIREHPDEVREGLEHRGDDVDLDGFLELDAEWRELKSQGDDLRHERNEVSRSIGELKQEGKEEEAQEAIERSSALKADLEEIEERASELEEELEERSLEIPNVPHESVPIGADEDDNVEVRREGFENLRELPADVVPHYDLGEELDIIDEERAAKTTGSGFYFLKGDGARLEHAIMQFMLDVHREQEYVDIFPPIPINSDSMTGTGQLPKFAEDAYKIEGEDLWLCPTAEVPVTNMYAGDILLRDDLPLKHQAYTPNFRREAGEHGTETRGIVRVHQFNKVEMVNFVEPETSYDRLDALLDEAEEVLRRLELPYRVLELCTGDLGFKATKQIDLEVWAPGDDMEDGPEAGGRWLEVSTASNFEDFQARRAGLRYRPERHESAEYLHTLNASGLALPRVMVAILEYYQNDDGTVTVPEALRPYMGGTEVIEGHDPVGESALGSGERD, translated from the coding sequence ATGCTCGACAGGAAGTACATTCGGGAACACCCGGACGAAGTACGGGAGGGTCTCGAACACCGAGGTGACGACGTTGATCTGGACGGATTTCTGGAGTTGGACGCCGAGTGGCGTGAACTCAAATCGCAGGGCGACGACCTCCGCCACGAGCGAAACGAGGTCAGCCGCAGCATCGGCGAACTCAAGCAGGAAGGCAAGGAGGAGGAAGCACAGGAAGCCATCGAACGTTCGAGTGCGCTGAAGGCGGATCTGGAGGAAATCGAGGAGCGTGCGAGCGAACTGGAGGAGGAACTCGAAGAACGAAGCCTCGAAATCCCGAACGTTCCGCACGAAAGCGTCCCCATCGGGGCCGACGAGGACGACAACGTGGAGGTCCGCCGGGAAGGGTTCGAGAACCTGCGCGAGTTGCCCGCCGACGTGGTGCCCCACTACGACCTCGGTGAGGAACTCGACATCATCGACGAGGAGCGGGCGGCCAAGACGACCGGAAGCGGTTTTTACTTCCTGAAGGGCGACGGCGCACGGCTCGAACACGCCATCATGCAGTTCATGCTGGACGTCCACCGCGAACAGGAGTACGTGGACATCTTCCCGCCGATCCCGATCAACAGCGACTCGATGACGGGGACGGGCCAACTGCCGAAGTTTGCCGAGGACGCGTACAAGATCGAGGGCGAGGACCTCTGGCTCTGCCCGACCGCCGAGGTTCCGGTGACGAACATGTACGCCGGGGACATCCTCCTGCGCGACGACCTGCCGCTGAAACATCAGGCGTACACGCCGAACTTCCGGCGCGAAGCCGGTGAGCACGGAACCGAGACCCGCGGCATCGTGCGCGTCCACCAGTTCAACAAGGTCGAGATGGTCAACTTCGTCGAACCCGAAACGAGCTACGACCGCCTCGATGCGCTCCTGGACGAGGCCGAAGAGGTCCTGCGACGCCTCGAACTCCCGTATCGGGTTCTCGAACTCTGTACGGGCGACCTCGGCTTCAAGGCGACCAAACAGATCGACCTCGAAGTGTGGGCACCCGGCGACGACATGGAAGACGGACCGGAAGCGGGCGGCCGCTGGCTCGAAGTCTCGACGGCGTCGAACTTCGAGGATTTCCAAGCGCGGCGGGCAGGGCTTCGCTACCGGCCCGAGCGCCACGAATCGGCCGAATACCTCCACACGCTGAACGCCTCGGGCCTCGCGCTCCCGCGCGTGATGGTCGCCATCCTCGAATACTACCAGAACGACGACGGCACCGTCACGGTGCCCGAAGCGCTCCGCCCGTACATGGGCGGCACGGAAGTCATCGAGGGTCACGACCCCGTCGGCGAGAGTGCCCTCGGATCGGGCGAGCGGGACTGA